A DNA window from Brassica napus cultivar Da-Ae chromosome C1, Da-Ae, whole genome shotgun sequence contains the following coding sequences:
- the LOC111210935 gene encoding glutathione S-transferase T3-like yields MEPFSFNSPGFVNLLASQSSPPIDVDSAEAVGNSPGLVKPLERRKWVVKEDFVLIRAWLNTSKDPIVANEQKAWAFWKRIEEYFNSSPQLIGAVPREWGQCKQRCGRVNEQVCKFLGCHEAALKEQTSGQNENDVMKASHDIFLNDYNNKFTLEHCWRELRFDQKWRSHALSVKRKEACPEVVPDDEEVRPPGVTASKAAKRKKDGNEAAYDQIQTMLALKNNISKQKILDRLLGKNEETLSDQEKSLKNKLIGEML; encoded by the coding sequence ATGGAACCTTTCTCCTTCAACTCTCCCGGGTTTGTTAACCTTTTAGCTTCGCAGAGCAGTCCACCAATAGACGTTGACTCTGCTGAGGCAGTTGGTAACTCGCCCGGGTTAGTTAAACCTTTGGAAAGGAGAAAGTGGGTAGTCAAAGAAGACTTTGTGCTCATTAGAGCTTGGTTGAACACGAGCAAGGATCCCATAGTCGCTAATGAGCAGAAGGCATGGGCGTTTTGGAAGAGAATAGAGGAGTATTTCAACTCAAGCCCTCAGCTCATTGGCGCCGTTCCTAGAGAATGGGGTCAATGTAAGCAGAGGTGTGGAAGGGTGAATGAGCAGGTGTGCAAGTTTTTGGGTTGCCATGAAGCCGCTTTGAAGGAGCAGACGAGCGGccaaaatgagaatgatgtcaTGAAAGCTTCACATGACATCTTcttaaatgactataacaataAGTTCACACTTGAACATTGCTGGAGGGAGCTGAGGTTTGATCAGAAATGGAGGTCACACGCGTTGTCGGTGAAGAGGAAGGAAGCATGTCCGGAGGTGGTGCCTGACGATGAAGAGGTGAGGCCTCCTGGTGTAACGGCGAGCAAAGCAGCCAAGCGCAAGAAGGACGGGAATGAAGCAGCTTATGATCAAATACAAACCATGCTAGCTCTGAAAAATAACATTTCGAAACAAAAGATCCTTGATCGTCTCCTTGGCAAAAATGAGGAGACTCTTTCTGATCAAGAAAAATCCCTTAAGAATAAACTAATTGGTGAAATGCTTTGA